In Opisthocomus hoazin isolate bOpiHoa1 chromosome 3, bOpiHoa1.hap1, whole genome shotgun sequence, a genomic segment contains:
- the AKAIN1 gene encoding A-kinase anchor protein inhibitor 1, translating to MVFAPGEKPGTEQDEVKLQNASKQIVQTAILRAVQQVSQESQQQEKRTNSSASLQLERGKLTKKHEKK from the coding sequence GGGAGAAGCCAGGCACGGAGCAGGATGAAGTTAAGCTGCAGAACGCCAGCAAGCAGATAGTGCAGACTGCTATCCTCCGAGCAGTGCAGCAGGTTTCCCAGGAGAGCCAGCAACAGGAGAAGCGAACAAACAGCAGTGCGAGCCTCCAGCTAGAACGAGGAAAATTAACCAAGAAGCATGAAAAGAAGTAA